The window GTTTCCCCCGCCGGCTGCGGTCCATGCGCCAGGCTTGGGAAAAAATCTTGTCATTTGCGTTGATGATAGTAAAATCGCCAATGTTTACCCACCGTCCGGCGGTCCCGACCGCACGGTTTGAAGGGCTTGCGGGCAGCAAGGTCCATTGTCAGGAAGGGGGAAACCAGGATGACAGAGACCATCAGGATGGTTGCGTCCCGGATCAGGGAGCTTCGTGAGATCTCGGGCGTCACCGTCCCGAGCCTGGCCGCGGAGATGAACGTGGCTCCCGACACGCTGCGCGGTTACGAGAGCGGCGAGACGGACATCCCCATCAGTTTCCTTTACGGATTTGCCGCCCGCTTCGGTGTGGAGCTGGTCGCACTGCTCACGGGGGAAGAGCCGCGGCTTCACCTCTGCCAGCTGGTGAGGAAGGGCAAGGGGGTCAGCGTTGAGAGAAGGAGTGACTACGCCTACCAGAGCCTGGCGTACAACTT is drawn from bacterium and contains these coding sequences:
- a CDS encoding XRE family transcriptional regulator — translated: MTETIRMVASRIRELREISGVTVPSLAAEMNVAPDTLRGYESGETDIPISFLYGFAARFGVELVALLTGEEPRLHLCQLVRKGKGVSVERRSDYAYQSLAYNFAHKRAEPFLVTVDPKGLDEPVPLNTHDGQEFTYVLEGRVMVLVDALENILNEGDSLYFDANLPHGMKALGGKPATFLAVVV